The Amblyraja radiata isolate CabotCenter1 chromosome 5, sAmbRad1.1.pri, whole genome shotgun sequence genome includes the window CCGACACGCGTTTCTGCTTCCTCATTCGTGGGCCGGATGTATCAGATAAGATCTTTGGCCCAGATGGCGGTGCGTACTTGAGGGAGCGGCTTCGGGGTGATttttggagggagggggagggtggttggTTTAGTGAAGCGGTGGACAAATTGCTTTTGGCCGACATTGGTGCATGCACTGGCGCAGCGTTGTacgtgttgctgctgctgcagaATGCACCAACCAGCGCAGTGTCGAGGTTTTTTGGTGATTGTAACATTTGTAAAGGCAGCGTTGAATGTTGTTTGTGGTCGTGGGGGGCGACATTGGGTTTAGTTGCGTAAGTGAAGATGTGAGTATGGCCTGTCGGAATTTACGTAAGATTGCATTTTTTTTGCAGAACGAACGAGTTAAAAGGGTATTCCACGGCTACACAGAGAGCCCAGTCCTTACGTTGTATCTTCGAGGATTTAACTCTGTCGGAAAGCCACCGTGGCGAGCCAGCTGAGGGTTGCTTTTAAATAGATTCCATCTCTTACTTGTCCATGTAAGTCGTTTTGAAAATTATTCTTTACTGAAAATTAAATTTTGGTGACGTTTCTCATGTCGCTTGtttctgatttttatttttagtttgttgcaTATTGCGAATCCCCGTTTTACTCCTACATATCTCACAATGAATGACTTCACCAATGACGAGTTTGACTTTGCCTTTCTTGAAGAAGGATTCAGTGCCAGAGATATTTTGGAACGCAAGATAAATGAAGTTTCTCAGTCTGTGAGTACCTCTATTGTATTCTTGCCAGTGGTTCATTTTGTTTTTTCAGTTAATACCAGAATTATTGTCATGGCTTAACACCCTTTGCTATGCAACTAACCATTTTCTTTCTCCTCTCAATCTAGTATTCTCTTTCTATTATACTGGTATGACAATATGACCGTGAGTTTTATGTTTCTAGGATGACAGAGATGCTTTTTATGTTGCGGACTTGGGTGACATCGTTAAGAAGCATGTGCGGTGGCACAGAGTCCTTCCTCGAGTGACTCCATTTTATGCTGTCAAATGCAATGATGATAAGGCTGTTGTAAAAACCCTTGCCGCTTTAGGTGCTGGATTTGATTGTGCTAGCAAGGTATGCAAACACCCCTAATTCACTTTATTCCAGTTTACATTTGCCCCCTTGATTGTCTTTAATTCATTAGAATACAATTTATCCGTTACAGACTGAAATCCAATCGATACAGAGCCTTGGTGTTCCAGTTGAGAAAATCATCTATGCTAATCCTTGCAAGCAATTGTCTCAGATCAAATATGCAGCTGCCCATGGTGTACAGAAGATGACATTTGACAGTGAAGTGGAATTAATGAAAGTAGCTAGATGTCATCCAAGTGCAAAGTAAGTAGATAAGGTTTGCTGCGAGATTCTGGTTGTGCACAAATATTAAACGTTGATATTTGTAAATGAAAATTGAAGGATTTCGGTTTCAGCATAATCTATAACATCTATTTTATTGTTACTTATTTTGAAAATACAGACATGAATGTTGAACAGTAATGACACAAGTTAAATGGTGTGAATGAGATTTCTTTTTGAGTCCATAAATAGCTGAAACCTATTGATTAGGTTAAGGTGGGAGTGAAATGTGCAAAAGTGTCATGTTTGAAATATCCAATAACTTGTAACTATTCCAATAGGTTTTTGAGGTTGTTATATGGTACTACTTGTCtttttcctccagtattttgtggttGTTGATGAATTATTGAGGTGGTTTTGAAGATTAACTCGACAATATGTATAATGGTAATTAATGTTACACGTGGTATATATGATTATGTGCATACTAGTATTCCATTTATTGCTTGGCAAGCATAAGCTATTCATATGGTTATGGAAACACTGAAAATATTGTTCTTTTAATCATTGGAAATATCTAAAACCAATCTCCTATTACCCATCAAATGTGCATTTTGGTCTCCTGTCGGTTTTTGCCGATGGGGATCATTTGTGATGTGACTACTGAGCAAATTGTTCAAGTTTAGCTTTACTTTGAATTCCCCAACTAAATATTGAATTCTACTGTATCCTGTTTCATTGACATTGGCCAGTGTGTGCAGGTTGGGCTCAAAACCATGGTATAAAATGCATTCGCTTCTTCCTTGCTTAGACTAGTTCTGCGCATTGTTGCAGATGACTCAAAGGCTATCTGTCGCTTGAGCGTGAAATTTGGAGCAACACTGAAAACTAGTAGACTTCTCCTTGAACGTGCCAAAGAACTGAACGTTGATGTTATTGGAGTAAGGTAAATCTATTGTTATCTTGCATTGTACTGATCGGAAAGAATAGATTGTATTGATGTAGCACTTCAAAACTTGTAAGTTTTAGTATCTAAGAGGATGTGGTCTTGTAAATATGGAAACTCAATTTGTGACAGTGAATGATGACCATCACTAATCCTATAGGGCGGTTAAGAGTGGTGAAGGTATTTAGTCTAGTGTATGTTTAGAACCTCGTTGCATACATTTTGGGTGTTTTGAGAATGCAGTTGAATTTTTGAAGTAACAAATTAGGCACTCCATTATTTCTTTGGGTTTAAAAACACATTTCACAATGTTGAAACTTATTGCTTTTGTTGGGTACTGACTTGCATGGactatttttttttctccctctgtgAAAGCTTTCATGTGGGAAGTGGTTGTACAGACGCACAAACATATACCCAGGCTATTGCAGATGCCCGTTTTGTTTTTGATATGGGGGTAGGTATCTCGATTTCGCCAGTTTGTGATCTTTTTATAACAGAATTGAATGTTTGATGTTCATTACCTTTTGATGCAAATTATAATTTGAAGTGAAGTTATTGCTTAGACTTGTATCTTTGCTATTTAATTTGTATTCTTGTTTTTCTAGGTAGAATTTGGCTTCAAGATGTATTTGCTTGATATCGGTGGTGGATTTCCTGGTTCAGAGGACACCAAACTCAAATTTGAAGAGGTGAGATGTGTATCtacttgatttaaaaaatattatatacCTAAAACAGGTAGAGGTAATTAATTCTACATTTTGTTTTAGATTGGTGCTGTTGTCAATTCTGCGTTGGACAAATACTTCCCCACCGATTCTGGAGTGAACATCATGGCTGAGCCTGGGCGGTTTTACGTAGCATCTGCCTATACACTTTGTGCAAATATCATTGCAAAGAAGGTGGTTTTCAGTGAACAGAACGGCTCTGATGGTAGGTACAAAAGTCTAGATGGAGGAAATAAAATGAATGTGACACATAAGGGACACACAAGTTCTTTTTACAAGGGTGGTGAGTTCCAGGAATGTGCTGTGCTGCTGGATgacggtggtggaggtagatatgatagtggcatttaaggcatttgataagacaCATGGGGAATTAGATACAAATTATGTACAAGCAGGTAATGGttgatcttggtatcatgttcagcaaagACATGGGCTGAAGGAtgttgtaattgtgttttgtaatTGTAATTCTTGTGTTATAATGTTCTGAGACTGGAGAGTAAAAGTGCACAACAAAAGTATTGCACTTTGGTCCTTTatccagagctgccaagtagtacagaTTTTCCGAATTTTGTATgaaaatgcgataagaatacggattttaaatacggagtatagttcagtctgaagaagggtctcgaccagaaacgtcaccattccttctctccagagtcgctacctgtcctgctccaggtttaaacagcgctgtcagtttaacgcgtgggaatttaaacaaatgcTGTGGGTTCTAAATAGAGCGCTATTGGCTTTAAACAtggcgctatgggctttacacatagcgctatagCCACAGAAGTCAACAGGAGGAGCAGTTATGTTGGTAGATATGCAGAGAGATGCAATAAAATAGGGTTGACATGGTGGCATTTCAGTTTCCCAAATATTAACAGGGATTGTTTTGGTTTAAAGGCTCGGTGAGTGGAATATTTGTTGTGCAGGAGAGTTTTTTGCCTCAAACTGTTCTCAACGTAAAATGCTCAAAAGTCACTGTTGTGAAACTCAAGATTTCATTCCTTTTAACATAGTTCTAGAATTATTTATAACACTGGTCCAGTAAtattgaggaaggaactgcaggtgctggtttatactgaagatgcaCACAGTGCAGGAGcaattcagtgggccaggcagcatctttggtagcagtctgaagaagggttccgacttgaaacgtcaccttttctccagaaatactgcatggcccactgagttgctccagcactttatgtctatacaGTAATATTGATCTTGAATTTCTGAAATGTGACCATAGGAGTAGTTTTTTGAAATTTTTGGGTTGAAAGAACCCACTTGACATATAGCTTTTGTTTTAGAAATTTTTGTTTGCTGTTTACATGCTGCCAATTTCTTTTCTGTATAGCGTTCTTTGCATTATGCGACTAAAATGTGCACTTTCTTGTTGAAGGTGAAGATGAAGGTGAAAATGACAGAACCCTAATGTATTACATTAATGATGGGGTCTATGGATCATTCAACTGCATACTATATGATCATGCTCATGTGATGCCAGTTCTGCTCAGGGTAAGGCCCCATGAaataaatgtatattttaaataatatctggaattgtatattttttattttgtgtcgTAAAGTTAAGGTAGAGATTTAAAACATTTATAAGGGATTGAAGGGGAAATatttacacagggtggtgggtgggcatatggaacgagctgccgcagGGAGAGGTGGATACAATTGCAATGTTAAAGGCAAGGGAATAATTCTTATTTTCTTTATTCCTTCTAAATGCCTATATCTCTTTCATGTGGTTTTGTTGTTTGCCAATTTTGTTTTGCCTTCTATATAGTTTGAAACTGACAACTTCCTTGTCGGCTTCCTTAGCAGCATTTGAGATTGGCTGCAAGTTACTATATTCAAGTCAGAATTATCGAAAGGGAATCCAAGGGGGGAATTGAAGGGTAAATTTAACCTagaggttttttttaaacctgggtGGAAATATGCACCGTCGGGAAGTCAGCAGGCTCTGATCGCATTGATTCTGATAGTGCTGCAAAAGCACGTTGTGTTCAGTCTTCCATCAGGTTTTCCTCACTGGCTTTTTGATGGATGATAGTTGTTAGAATCCAAATTTGACGAGCTTTAGTGTAACATTCTCATATAACTTTGATACAGTTTGTGAACAATTTGACAAATGCACTGGACTTGGCCTTTCTACTACCTCATTCAGCCTTTAAGACACTTTCTGTAATAAATCTGTGCCGTGGTCTTTTCTGAATATGGTGCTATTTCATTTACATTCACTCATTTAACACTAAACATTGTCTTGGCTCGCCTTCTGTAGTTTTGTGTTTTTGTAGAAATCTGAGGGTCatttaattttttaaaaatcatttaaaaaaaaatttaactcTCTGCCAGTTATCTTTCACTTGTCTCGTGTCTTTCAATTTTCCTTAATTTCATACCCGACCTGTTTTCTGGGATTTCATTGTAATGAGCTTTTTTTGTTTTCAGAAACCAAAATCTGACGAGAGTCTGTACTCTACCAGTATTTGGGGTCCAACTTGTGATGGTCTTGATCGTATTGTAGAACGCTGTGATTTGCCAGAA containing:
- the odc1 gene encoding ornithine decarboxylase, with translation MNDFTNDEFDFAFLEEGFSARDILERKINEVSQSDDRDAFYVADLGDIVKKHVRWHRVLPRVTPFYAVKCNDDKAVVKTLAALGAGFDCASKTEIQSIQSLGVPVEKIIYANPCKQLSQIKYAAAHGVQKMTFDSEVELMKVARCHPSAKLVLRIVADDSKAICRLSVKFGATLKTSRLLLERAKELNVDVIGVSFHVGSGCTDAQTYTQAIADARFVFDMGVEFGFKMYLLDIGGGFPGSEDTKLKFEEIGAVVNSALDKYFPTDSGVNIMAEPGRFYVASAYTLCANIIAKKVVFSEQNGSDGEDEGENDRTLMYYINDGVYGSFNCILYDHAHVMPVLLRKPKSDESLYSTSIWGPTCDGLDRIVERCDLPELQVGDWMVYENMGAYTVAAASTFNGFQRPQAYYVMSRPAWQLMQQIEENGFPIQAEDHAANTIMASCAWESGLELLCSCSTSARVNA